Proteins encoded by one window of uncultured Draconibacterium sp.:
- the istA gene encoding IS21 family transposase, with the protein MSKVRKVIQLHCQGKSKLFISNYLSLSRNTVKKYIALYQMLNLSPEAIKQKSDVELETLFISNKEPELSPKLKDLYAFFPHMERELKKVGVTKLSMWQQYIAKHPDGYKSSQFCEYYKRWGKKVNPVMHMTHKAGDKMFVDYAGKTLEIVDPETGEVQELQFFVAILGASQYTYAEVSPSQKKEDFIASIENALHYFRGVPAAIVPDNLRSAVTKSSRYEPTINETLLDFAEHYETTILPARAYKPRDKSLAEGAVKILYQRIYPIIKQEEFTSIKSMNCRVWELLKQHNNK; encoded by the coding sequence ATGAGTAAAGTAAGAAAAGTAATCCAACTGCACTGCCAGGGAAAAAGCAAGTTATTTATCAGCAACTACCTTTCGTTGTCGCGCAATACGGTAAAAAAATACATTGCGTTGTACCAAATGCTAAACCTGTCACCCGAGGCTATAAAGCAGAAAAGCGATGTTGAACTGGAAACACTGTTTATCAGCAATAAAGAACCCGAGTTGTCGCCCAAGCTGAAAGACCTGTATGCGTTCTTTCCTCACATGGAGCGTGAGTTGAAAAAGGTTGGGGTAACCAAACTTTCAATGTGGCAGCAGTACATCGCCAAACATCCCGACGGGTATAAAAGCTCACAATTTTGCGAGTATTACAAACGCTGGGGTAAAAAGGTTAACCCGGTAATGCACATGACACACAAGGCAGGCGACAAGATGTTTGTGGACTATGCCGGCAAGACATTGGAAATCGTTGACCCCGAAACAGGAGAAGTGCAAGAACTACAATTTTTTGTGGCCATACTCGGAGCCAGCCAATATACCTACGCCGAGGTATCGCCAAGTCAGAAAAAAGAAGATTTTATCGCATCAATAGAAAATGCGCTGCACTACTTCCGGGGAGTTCCTGCCGCCATAGTACCCGACAACCTGCGTTCGGCAGTAACCAAAAGCAGTCGTTACGAGCCCACCATAAACGAAACATTGCTGGATTTTGCTGAACATTATGAAACGACCATACTTCCGGCAAGAGCCTATAAACCCCGCGACAAATCATTGGCCGAAGGAGCTGTTAAAATACTTTATCAACGTATTTACCCCATTATAAAACAAGAAGAGTTTACCAGCATCAAAAGTATGAACTGCCGTGTTTGGGAACTGTTAAAGCAGCACAACAACAAGTAA
- a CDS encoding nuclear transport factor 2 family protein: MKKLIFVFVISVLCLNASSQNIEQEKEAIQKVIQTAYVEGLQNEGDTKKIDSGFHQHFHLLGISEGDEMWHLNINDWKSQQVKKREAGKLPLTGENKVSIKFQTIDITGTAAVAKIEFYIGTKLTYIDYISLYKFESGWKMVNKIFYKL; this comes from the coding sequence ATGAAAAAATTGATATTTGTATTTGTGATATCTGTGTTGTGTTTAAATGCTTCTTCTCAAAATATCGAACAAGAAAAAGAAGCAATTCAAAAGGTGATTCAAACAGCTTATGTTGAAGGGCTTCAGAATGAAGGCGATACTAAAAAGATTGATTCCGGATTTCATCAACATTTTCACTTATTAGGCATTTCTGAGGGAGATGAAATGTGGCACTTAAACATTAATGATTGGAAGTCTCAACAAGTTAAAAAACGAGAGGCGGGTAAACTTCCACTTACTGGAGAAAACAAAGTATCTATAAAATTCCAAACAATCGATATTACCGGCACAGCAGCAGTGGCTAAAATTGAGTTTTACATTGGAACCAAACTTACTTACATCGACTATATTTCCTTGTACAAATTTGAAAGTGGTTGGAAAATGGTGAATAAGATTTTCTACAAACTTTAA
- a CDS encoding serine hydrolase domain-containing protein: MHKSTLYLLVVFLISLACNQREQTTRLTDDFPVKLGKNHILDTFALKIKEHYLLPAVAIGVINNDGSIQTSVVGNNKAKNGVALTKKSKFQIASCTKSFTALLVGVYVDKGLLNWNTKVIDVFPNLVIHPDNRKITMMELLNHTSGLQQFWTDEEVFGLDSILPRLSGDIKEQRLKFSEWNLSQPSAFTRGEHHYSNAGYVVAAAILEKITGQTYEALVKEQLLLPMQLHTAEFGYSFLNNSKQPNRHMYRYPDGLGITLGADERIPPDLFNPCGFLSLSIEDFTKYLRLNIEMLDEDSELISKNTFKNLFKNYHSLLNGIGVGLGWQIIEVGGIKTYGHTGSDQTMRAAMSINLKQRKGVVFATNIGDYRSEQALVNVIHELIK, translated from the coding sequence ATGCATAAATCAACTTTATATCTATTGGTAGTTTTCTTAATATCATTGGCTTGCAATCAGAGGGAACAGACTACACGTTTAACAGATGATTTTCCTGTTAAACTTGGTAAAAATCATATCCTCGACACTTTTGCATTAAAAATAAAAGAGCATTACCTGTTGCCTGCTGTGGCTATTGGAGTAATCAATAATGATGGTTCAATCCAAACTTCCGTTGTAGGAAATAACAAAGCAAAAAATGGTGTTGCGTTAACAAAAAAGAGTAAGTTTCAAATTGCATCGTGTACCAAATCTTTTACAGCTTTGCTTGTCGGTGTGTATGTGGACAAAGGATTGCTGAACTGGAATACAAAGGTGATTGATGTTTTTCCGAATTTGGTAATCCATCCTGATAACAGAAAAATCACAATGATGGAACTGCTAAACCATACGTCAGGGTTACAACAATTCTGGACTGATGAAGAGGTTTTTGGGCTTGATTCAATCCTGCCAAGATTATCTGGAGATATTAAAGAACAGCGATTAAAGTTTTCAGAGTGGAACCTTAGCCAGCCTTCAGCATTTACCCGAGGAGAACACCATTATTCCAATGCCGGATATGTTGTTGCAGCTGCCATACTTGAAAAGATTACGGGGCAAACTTATGAAGCTTTAGTAAAAGAACAACTCCTTCTCCCAATGCAATTACATACAGCTGAATTTGGGTATTCTTTTCTTAATAACAGTAAGCAACCCAACAGGCACATGTACCGATACCCAGATGGATTAGGGATTACTTTAGGCGCAGATGAACGTATTCCTCCGGACTTGTTTAATCCTTGTGGATTCTTGTCATTGTCGATTGAGGATTTTACGAAATACCTGAGATTAAATATTGAAATGTTGGACGAAGATTCTGAATTAATATCAAAAAACACATTTAAGAACCTTTTTAAAAACTACCACTCCTTACTGAATGGTATTGGTGTCGGGCTTGGTTGGCAAATTATTGAAGTAGGTGGCATAAAAACTTATGGCCATACGGGGAGTGACCAAACTATGCGTGCTGCTATGTCAATAAATCTGAAACAAAGAAAAGGGGTTGTTTTTGCAACCAATATTGGAGATTATCGTTCAGAACAAGCTCTTGTAAATGTTATTCATGAACTAATAAAATAA
- a CDS encoding carboxymuconolactone decarboxylase family protein, which translates to MNKINPLELFEKEAPDVQKAYADLINSLVALKSLDQKTKHLIYIGMKVVTDDFNAVLYHVPMAKKAGATRDEIKETIVLSLSVTGLKSISTFLSHALEIYDNA; encoded by the coding sequence ATGAATAAAATCAATCCTCTTGAGCTATTCGAAAAAGAAGCTCCTGATGTTCAGAAGGCTTACGCAGATCTAATTAATTCTCTTGTTGCCTTAAAGTCGTTAGACCAGAAAACAAAACACTTAATTTACATCGGCATGAAAGTGGTTACAGATGATTTTAATGCCGTGTTATACCACGTTCCAATGGCAAAAAAGGCGGGAGCAACCCGAGATGAAATAAAAGAAACTATCGTTTTATCTCTTTCGGTTACTGGCCTTAAAAGTATAAGCACATTCTTATCACACGCACTCGAAATTTATGATAATGCATAA
- a CDS encoding CPBP family intramembrane glutamic endopeptidase: MIWHRNHDTSGFASRELILYPLLFGGGCIFLLLLLKRYFLKEPLKDFNSGTGFLVKDFMWSLVLTVIYFALFYLERMTLMGVLEFRSNQELLELMLDMREKPILIILWFLPVLWIGIALYEELIRVFMLTSLWKFSDSKLWTIIVIFLTSILVGLTHWSQGSYGIVTIAIKSLVACFFFFKYRRLMPLVIAHALYDGIQVAMLLIIYPNI, translated from the coding sequence ATGATTTGGCATAGAAATCATGATACTTCAGGTTTTGCTTCGAGGGAACTTATCCTATATCCTTTGCTTTTTGGAGGTGGCTGTATATTCCTTTTGCTTTTGTTAAAAAGATATTTTCTAAAAGAACCTTTAAAAGATTTTAATTCAGGAACAGGATTCCTTGTTAAGGACTTTATGTGGAGTCTTGTACTAACAGTAATCTATTTCGCCTTATTTTACCTGGAAAGGATGACATTAATGGGAGTTCTTGAATTCAGGTCGAACCAAGAATTACTAGAATTGATGTTGGACATGCGAGAAAAGCCAATCTTAATTATACTATGGTTTTTACCTGTCCTCTGGATTGGAATTGCACTTTACGAAGAGCTGATACGTGTTTTTATGCTAACCAGTCTTTGGAAATTCTCAGATAGCAAATTATGGACAATAATTGTAATATTCCTGACCTCAATTTTGGTAGGACTAACACATTGGAGCCAGGGGAGTTACGGCATTGTAACTATTGCAATTAAAAGCCTTGTTGCTTGTTTTTTCTTTTTTAAATACCGTCGTCTTATGCCACTTGTAATTGCCCATGCACTATACGATGGAATCCAGGTTGCAATGTTGCTTATTATTTATCCCAATATTTAA
- a CDS encoding helix-turn-helix domain-containing protein: METIILIGSIIGIVNSFILVTYALVSKKGNRKSNLIFAFFILMLTLRISKSILLTFSDGLHDFLLTIGLSGFLAIGPSFYFFTKSVINLKFKFKWKQMIHLLPAIVFTFMWVLLDSIRNEADTWHIFYRTILLQYMLYLTFSIHKINYGTIENENVKKQLNLIGIFLMAIWFAYLLNEVSGFPYISGAILYSVLIYFSLIIIINKGYIINMANPKYLKTGLKSDENERIYRELKKLMDENAAYKDNTISLAKLAKQINTSTHALSQVINENFKKSFFELVGQYRIAEAKKLLREEREIKVSDIAFDVGYNSLSAFNSAFKKSTGITPTKFRNE, translated from the coding sequence ATGGAAACAATCATACTAATTGGAAGCATAATTGGAATAGTGAATAGTTTTATTCTCGTAACCTATGCACTTGTTTCTAAAAAAGGTAATCGTAAATCCAACCTGATTTTTGCCTTTTTTATATTGATGCTAACACTTCGCATTTCCAAATCTATCCTGCTTACTTTTTCCGATGGATTGCACGATTTTTTGCTTACAATAGGGTTATCCGGATTTCTGGCAATTGGTCCCTCATTCTATTTCTTTACCAAATCTGTCATCAATCTAAAGTTTAAGTTCAAATGGAAACAGATGATACATCTTTTGCCAGCCATCGTTTTTACTTTTATGTGGGTTTTGCTCGATAGCATTAGAAATGAAGCTGACACATGGCATATTTTCTATCGGACAATTCTTCTTCAATACATGTTGTATTTAACTTTCTCAATCCATAAAATAAATTACGGCACAATTGAAAATGAAAATGTTAAAAAGCAACTTAACCTGATTGGTATCTTTCTGATGGCCATCTGGTTTGCATATTTACTAAACGAAGTATCAGGATTTCCATACATTTCAGGAGCAATTTTGTATAGCGTTCTTATTTACTTTTCACTAATCATTATTATTAACAAGGGCTACATTATAAACATGGCTAATCCGAAATACCTAAAGACCGGATTAAAGTCGGATGAGAATGAACGCATCTACCGAGAATTAAAGAAGTTAATGGACGAAAATGCTGCCTACAAGGATAATACAATTTCATTAGCCAAGCTGGCTAAACAAATAAATACATCCACCCACGCATTATCGCAGGTTATAAACGAAAATTTCAAAAAATCTTTTTTTGAGCTGGTAGGACAATACCGAATAGCAGAGGCCAAAAAACTATTAAGGGAAGAAAGGGAGATAAAAGTATCAGATATTGCATTTGACGTTGGGTATAATTCGCTTTCGGCTTTTAACTCAGCATTTAAAAAATCAACGGGTATCACACCTACAAAATTTCGAAATGAGTAA